The Neomonachus schauinslandi chromosome 4, ASM220157v2, whole genome shotgun sequence genome includes a region encoding these proteins:
- the PEX10 gene encoding peroxisome biogenesis factor 10: protein MAPAAAGPAEVVRAAQKDDYYRGGLRSAAGGALHSLAGAKRWLECRREVELLSDVAYFGLTTFAGYQTLGEEYVGVIQVDPSRSRVPSRLRRGVLVVLHAILPYLLDKALLHLELELQADANGARPSQGSLALGGRGRSGSRHWVRQHMATLTEQQKRTLLRAVSVLRQGLGCLQRLHVAWFYIHGAFYHLAKRLTGVTYLRVRCPATEDLRARDSYRLLGLASLLHLALSVGLQLHGFGQRQRARREWKLHRGLSQHRSHMEEKAVSRNPTCTLCLEERRHSTATPCGHLFCWECITQWCDTKTECPLCREKFPPQKLVYLRHYR, encoded by the exons ATGGCGCCCGCAGCCGCCGGTCCCGCGGAGGTGGTTCGCGCGGCGCAGAAGGACGACTACTACCGCGGTGGGCTGCGGAGCGCGGCGGGCGGCGCCCTGCACAGCTTGGCGG GTGCAAAGAGGTGGCTGGAGTGCAGGAGAGAGGTCGAGCTGCTGTCGGATGTGGCCTACTTTGGCCTCACCACATTTGCAG GCTACCAGACCCTCGGGGAGGAGTATGTTGGCGTCATCCAGGTGGACCCATCCCGGAGCAGAGTGCCCTCAAGGCTGCGCCGTGGCGTGCTGGTGGTGCTGCACGCCATCCTGCCCTACCTGCTGGACAAGGCCCTGCTGCACCTGGAGCTCGAGCTGCAGGCTGATGCCAATGGCGCCAGGCCCTCGCAGGGCAGCCTGGCACTGGGCGGGCGTGGCCGGTCGGGATCGAGGCACTGGGTGCGCCAGCACATGGCCACCCTGACAGAGCAGCAGAAGAGGACGCTCCTGCGGGCGGTGTCGGTGCTCAGGCAGGGCCTCGGCTGCCTGCAGCGGCTCCACGTTGCCTGGTTCTACATCCATGGCGCCTTCTACCACTTGGCCAAGAGGCTCACAGGAGTCACTTAC CTTCGCGTCCGCTGCCCAGCTACAGAGGACCTGAGGGCTCGAGACAGCTACAGGCTGCTGGGGCTCGCGTCCCTACTACACCTGGCGCTGTCCGTGGGCCTGCAGCTGCACGGCTTCGGGCAGCGGCAGCGCGCCCGGCGGGAGTGGAAGCTGCACCGCGGCCTGTCTCAGCACAG gaGCCACATGGAAGAGAAAGCCGTTTCCAGAAACCCCACGTGTACACTGTGCCTGGAGGAACGCAGACACTCCACAGCCACGCCCTGCGGCCACCTCTTCTGCTGGGAGTGCATCACCCAGTGGTGCGACACCAAG